In Aegilops tauschii subsp. strangulata cultivar AL8/78 chromosome 3, Aet v6.0, whole genome shotgun sequence, one genomic interval encodes:
- the LOC109769970 gene encoding probable glucuronosyltransferase Os01g0926600, which yields MGKPRAMLALAAALALLLSCSDVVVRGQDTERIEGSAGDVLEDDPVGRLKVYVYELPTKYNKKMVAKDSRCLSHMFAAEIFMHRFLLSSAIRTMNPEEADWFYTPVYTTCDLTPWGHPLPFKSPRIMRSAVQFISSHWPYWNRTAGADHFFVVPHDFGACFHYQEEKAIERGILPLLRRATLVQTFGQKDHVCLKEGSINIPPYAPPQKMKTHLVPPETPRSIFVYFRGLFYDTANDPEGGYYARGARASVWENFKNNPLFDISTDHPPTYYEDMQRAIFCLCPLGWAPWSPRLVEAVVFGCIPVIIADDIVLPFADAIPWDEIGVFVAEDDVPKLDTILTSIPMEVILRKQRLLANPSMKQAMLFPQPAQPGDAFHQILNGLARKLPHSKSVYLTPGQKALNWTQGPKGDLKPW from the exons atggggAAGCCGCGGGCGATGCTGGCCCTCGCGGCCGCGCTCGCGCTGCTCCTCTCCTGCTCCGACGTCGTCGTCAGGGGCCAGGACACCGAGAGGATCGAAG GGAGTGCTGGTGATGTGCTGGAGGATGATCCCGTCGGGAGGCTGAAGGTGTACGTCTACGAGCTGCCCACCAAGTACAACAAGAAGATGGTGGCCAAGGACTCCAGATGCCTCAGCCACATGTTTGCCGCCGAGATATTCATGCACCGGTTCCTGCTGTCGAGCGCTATCCGGACCATGAACCCGGAGGAGGCCGACTGGTTCTACACTCCGGTGTACACCACCTGTGACCTTACTCCGTGGGGCCATCCCTTGCCCTTCAAGTCTCCGCGGATCATGAGGAGTGCAGTTCAGTTCATCTCCTCGCACTGGCCCTACTGGAACCGGACGGCGGGTGCTGATCATTTCTTCGTCGTGCCACATGACTTTGGGGCATGCTTCCATTATCAG GAAGAGAAGGCGATTGAAAGGGGGATCCTTCCATTGCTTCGCCGCGCTACACTTGTCCAGACATTTGGGCAGAAGGATCATGTCTGCCTAAAGGAGGGCTCAATCAACATCCCACCATATGCTCCTCCCCAGAAAATGAAAACTCACCTTGTACCCCCGGAGACCCCGCGGTCCATCTTTGTGTATTTCCGTGGTTTGTTCTACGATACGGCGAATGACCCCGAGGGTGGTTACTATGCAAG AGGTGCCCGTGCGTCGGTGTGGGAGAACTTCAAGAACAACCCACTGTTCGACATCTCGACGGACCACCCACCCACCTACTACGAGGACATGCAGCGCGCCATCTTTTGCCTGTGCCCTCTAGGCTGGGCTCCGTGGAGCCCCCGTCTCGTGGAGGCGGTGGTGTTCGGGTGCATCCCGGTGATCATCGCGGACGACATCGTGCTGCCCTTCGCGGACGCCATCCCGTGGGACGAGATCGGCGTGTTCGTGGCGGAGGACGACGTGCCCAAGCTGGACACCATCCTGACCTCCATCCCCATGGAGGTGATCCTGCGGAAGCAGAGGCTGCTGGCCAACCCGTCGATGAAGCAGGCCATGCTGTTCCCGCAGCCCGCCCAGCCCGGGGACGCCTTCCACCAGATCCTGAACGGGCTGGCGCGGAAGCTCCCGCACAGCAAGAGCGTGTACCTGACCCCAGGGCAGAAAGCGCTGAACTGGACCCAGGGCCCCAAGGGCGACCTGAAGCCATGGTAG